A region of Saccharomyces mikatae IFO 1815 strain IFO1815 genome assembly, chromosome: 12 DNA encodes the following proteins:
- the MMS22 gene encoding Mms22p (similar to Saccharomyces cerevisiae MMS22 (YLR320W); ancestral locus Anc_4.136): protein MDVDEPNYIVISDSEAADEETSIIYRPEFREDYLWAGENIQEASKPQKNANEALSLDSTTGDSVSPSVAADGHLTTGLRWSLRKRKAIQKMPYSLERIKHRQLLEGYDITGFDTISNQLILPEKTSPVVQSNEISFTNRNGKILNDQGNDTIDFVGFENDSVRSQGYDSDEIIPRKRHRDYKDLIQNEELQLDDSLEDNQGSVITNLQDTENDEVIFRGRVLNVKTGYRGVLPRVAWEKSLQRQQSSKIMRKKTQLSNHKGVAKRKIHKGTRAENDEQILLNDIIASGDEPDIDEDSSHNLYLKTPSEISEKELKELQEYYESKYSECEDEQFAGSYGSDINEEYRNEPIFDLEYDGPESCFPRVSYTDQPIIYLNSQHSDSGSSERYNVSGEDNQSSISLDAAEEYNNDIIDKMLIKVKKKKSSSDFNDLSGKRKRSRTYKYNHRKPRIRSTTRAIKVGKRSAHKPRLVTDKSTISFGSNKNHVIDEYLFETLESQSTEFDEASSNKVLKRKRKKKKVPAYPSLPTNVESRRKLIFNTVVEVPTNRYAFAKSNLGNINNINHPIELEEENINQEFGPIMIVLDSILLKKPFEPPNLIKIELPGKIYSLSKLNPADIGSSLRDMFRVIIDRGIIDTELVRFNESLVTFLMHLDMPELFDSIGEFHREFRSKVNSLRKKAKPIHFLQIATCQLMFLEISKYNKISTAVKLEMDAKIVDHIVSFFKLLSVCYDSVTKHPMQYLYTSYYILSSIVDIMDKKEALWDLLQKHSFSAQISLLLVNIFPTKFCRWQVLRLDSEFQPLNLAFRFINYCIKTCNWDVTNSLILSLDRIFKKRRFSDFEEEAILSQENKIIYPPTKHFTRRLMFNKYLHLLTLCELSSSDIQRVIPMSEITMNDSLSVLMNRLNLLIVLATHFDLNLEKRFQELSRPLYSKDYLNFHTPKAVREITTLIMQTSLSFLEISRNKKHPFSGKFIASLFGKLIIHQSSISEITENFLKEFIPLVHKMKKKSVGMLKLLYPSLVAMSQEKILEASSVLLLQVYLKSLDILGTTWVQNYLLQFLKSKAQENKSWIEYYCQIGKFLVDSGVFTWWTFFTYNGLDAALSFQLVFDSLIIDFCDADSFELLRKPLYSIASDLLLISKDNTFYQFLSNLLKRAHIIVTDLKPVTNENELFRIVSLFSKALQKNSYQDLLSVLLALAKKHCDEGVISRNFLTKYLELLNKSYLTELRNNQLFISLRRELGIASDEDEKCRFWDSFNEAGDMLSKAAFIESGVLQACCTENGIDGYLNILSTLFDSAILEHPFTFFSDLIIAHIFENRSLFDMNIKNFLLYQFITLFNKVLKIRFEQVSPDEFVELCKIYRALCIECATDNTFKKNNDLIVVKDAFLVSVLRIADGFWEHDRLWQLKMLDGSMNIPTQISHTDIQSSLSGIVMKIIQINIGKIEASKPFKNFKNT from the coding sequence ATGGATGTTGATGAACCAAATTACATTGTGATATCAGATTCTGAAGCCgctgatgaagaaactaGTATCATATACAGACCTGAATTTAGAGAAGACTACCTTTGGGCAGGAGAGAATATTCAAGAAGCAAGTAAACCacaaaaaaatgctaaTGAGGCGTTAAGCTTGGATTCTACCACCGGTGACTCTGTATCACCTTCTGTAGCAGCTGATGGACACCTTACTACAGGCCTTCGGTGGTCTTTAAGAAAGAGGAAGGCTATTCAAAAGATGCCATATAGtttagaaagaataaagcaTAGGCAATTATTAGAGGGCTATGATATTACTGGTTTTGACACTATTTCGAATCAATTAATTTTACCAGAAAAAACTTCTCCAGTGGTTCAGTCGAATGAAATTTCCTTTACAAATAGGAATGGTAAAATACTGAATGATCAGGGAAATGATACAATTGATTTTGTTGGATTCGAGAATGATTCGGTTAGATCTCAAGGTTATGATAGTGATGAAATAATACCAAGAAAAAGGCACCGCGATTACAAAGACCTCATTCAGAATGAAGAACTTCAACTAGATGACTCTTTGGAAGATAATCAAGGTTCCGTCATCACAAATTTACAGGACACTGAAAATGACGAAGTAATATTTAGAGGAAGAGTATTGAATGTGAAAACTGGTTATCGTGGAGTTTTACCGAGAGTTGCTTGGGAAAAATCATTGCAAAGGCAGCAGTCTTCGAAAATTATGAGGAAAAAGACTCAATTATCAAACCATAAAGGAGttgccaaaagaaaaatacacaAGGGTACCCGCGCCGAAAATGATGAACAAATCTTATTGAATGATATTATTGCGTCCGGTGATGAACCGGATATCGATGAAGATTCCTCTCATAATTTATACTTGAAAACCCCTTCGGAGATTAGTGAGAAGGAATTAAAAGAATTACAGGAATATTACGAGAGCAAGTACAGTGAATGTGAAGATGAACAGTTTGCGGGAAGTTACGGTTCTGATATCAATGAGGAATACCGTAATGAACCCATATTTGATCTAGAATATGACGGTCCAGAGAGTTGCTTTCCTCGTGTATCTTATACAGACCAACctattatttatttgaatTCACAGCATTCGGACAGTGGATCCAGTGAACGGTACAACGTTTCGGGTGAAGATAATCAAAGTTCAATATCTCTAGATGCTGCCGAAGAGTATAACAATGATATAATCGACAAGATGTTAATCAAagttaagaaaaagaaatcatctTCTGATTTCAATGACTTAAGtgggaaaagaaaaaggtcCAGAACGTATAAATACAATCACCGAAAACCCCGAATCCGTTCAACTACAAGAGCCATCAAAGTTGGAAAACGATCAGCGCATAAACCACGATTAGTAACTGATAAAAGCACGATTTCATTTGGTTCTAACAAAAACCATGTTATTGACGAATACCTTTTTGAGACATTAGAATCTCAATCCacagaatttgatgaagctTCTTCCAACAAAGtgttgaaaaggaaaagaaaaaagaagaaagtacCTGCATATCCAAGTTTGCCCACTAATGTTGAGTCGAGACGAAAACTGATCTTCAATACTGTTGTCGAGGTTCCCACAAATCGATACGCTTTTGCAAAGTCAAATTTAGGGAATATAAACAATATTAATCATCCCATAGAGCTTGAGGAGGAGAATATTAATCAGGAATTTGGACCAATAATGATTGTTCTCGACTCAATTTTACTAAAAAAGCCTTTTGAGCCACCTAATCTCATTAAGATTGAGTTGCCTGGTAAAATTTACTCGCTATCTAAATTGAATCCTGCTGACATAGGTTCGTCACTGCGGGATATGTTCAGAGTTATCATTGACAGAGGAATCATTGACACGGAACTAGTTCGATTTAATGAGAGTCTTGTTACTTTTTTGATGCACCTTGATATGCCTGAACTATTTGACTCAATAGGTGAATTTCATCGTGAGTTCAGATCAAAAGTTAATAGCTTAAGGAAAAAAGCTAAACcaattcattttttacaaaTTGCAACATGTCAATTAATGTTTCtagaaatatcaaaatataaCAAGATCTCAACGGCTGTCAAATTAGAAATGGATGCTAAGATTGTAGATCACATTgtctcttttttcaagcTACTTTCAGTGTGTTATGATTCAGTCACAAAACATCCTATGCAATATTTGTACACGAGTTACTATATTCTGTCTTCTATCGTTGATATCATGGACAAAAAGGAAGCTTTATGGGACTTACTCCAAAAGCATTCCTTTTCCGCTCAGATTTCGCTGTTGCTGGTCAACATATTTCCTACAAAGTTCTGTCGCTGGCAAGTTTTAAGATTAGACTCCGAGTTCCAACCCTTGAATTTAGCGTTCCGATTTATCAATTATTGCATCAAAACTTGTAATTGGGATGTTACAAATAGTTTGATTCTCTCTCTCGACCGcatatttaaaaaaagaagattctctgattttgaagaagaggctATTCTGTcgcaagaaaataagataATTTATCCTCCAACAAAGCACTTTACGCGTCGATTAATGTTTAATAAATACTTGCATTTACTGACATTATGTGAATTGTCCAGTTCCGATATACAACGTGTGATACCAATGAGTGAGATCACCATGAATGACTCTTTATCAGTTTTGATGAACCGTCTTAATCTTCTAATTGTTCTAGCCACACACTTTGATTTGAACTTAGAGAAGCGCTTTCAAGAACTATCACGACCGTTATATAGTAAGGACTATTTAAACTTTCATACACCAAAGGCAGTCAGGGAGATAACAACACTAATTATGCAGACTAGTCTTTCGTTTTTGGAAATTAGTCGGAACAAGAAACATCCATTCAGTGGAAAGTTCATAGCGTCATTATTTGGTAAGTTAATAATCCACCAGTCTTCCATATCGGAAATAACagaaaactttttaaaAGAGTTCATTCCTCTAGTCCataaaatgaagaaaaaaagtgttgGCATGCTTAAATTGCTCTATCCTTCACTAGTAGCCATGtctcaagaaaagatattAGAGGCCTCTTCGGTATTGTTATTGCAGGtatatttgaaaagccTAGACATATTGGGCACAACTTGGGTGCAGAATTATCTTTTGCAATTTTTAAAGAGCAAGgctcaagaaaataaaagctGGATAGAGTACTATTGTCagattggaaaatttttggtaGATAGTGGTGTATTTACTTGGTGGACTTTCTTTACTTATAACGGTCTAGATGCTGCATTAAGTTTTCAACTCGTGTTTGACTCCCtaattattgatttttgtGACGCggattcttttgaattacTAAGAAAACCACTTTATTCCATTGCTTCTGATTTGCTGCTCATTTCCAAAGATAACAccttttatcaatttctttccaacTTATTGAAGAGAGCACATATTATAGTAACTGATTTAAAGCCTGTTACTAATGAAAACGAACTTTTTAGGATAGTGTCCCTATTCTCCAAAGCTTTGCAAAAAAACTCGTATCAGGATTTACTGTCTGTTCTCCTAGCACTGGCAAAAAAACATTGTGACGAAGGTGTTATCAGtagaaattttttaacGAAATACCTGGAGCTCCTTAACAAAAGTTATTTAACTGAATTGAGAAATAACCAACTTTTCATCAGTTTGAGAAGGGAGCTTGGCATAGCGAGTGATGAGGACGAAAAATGTAGGTTCTGGGACTCCTTCAATGAAGCAGGCGACATGCTATCAAAAGCTGCGTTTATTGAATCTGGTGTCCTCCAGGCTTGTTGTACTGAGAATGGAATTGACGGATATCTTAATATTTTAAGTACTTTATTCGACTCCGCCATATTGGAGCATCcttttacatttttttccgATCTGATTATCGCACACATATTTGAGAATAGATCTCTTTTCGACATGAATATTAAGAATTTTCTCCTATATCAATTCATAactcttttcaacaaagttttgaagaTCAGATTCGAACAGGTATCTCCtgatgaatttgttgaacttTGCAAAATATACAGGGCATTATGTATTGAGTGTGCCACTGATAATACGttcaagaagaacaatGATTTGATCGTTGTAAAAGATGCATTCTTGGTATCTGTGTTAAGAATCGCTGATGGGTTTTGGGAGCATGACAGGCTTTGGCAGCTAAAGATGCTTGATGGTAGTATGAACATACCCACTCAGATTTCTCATACTGACATTCAAAGTTCACTATCTGGGATTGTAATGAAGATAATACAAATTAATATAGGAAAGATCGAGGCGTCTAAacctttcaaaaacttcaagaATACGTAA
- the SFH1 gene encoding Sfh1p (similar to Saccharomyces cerevisiae SFH1 (YLR321C); ancestral locus Anc_4.131): MSHQSQLIPQAYISNFHNRLTNEDDGIPIFTMAQQTRQHKRAKVVNYAEYDNDLFDEFNMNGTNFTNSDTQYKDNAMSHENTPALTNGVGMDGSEYNVLENINSADNIISNNRYDVGSNMVVESLSGLNNNNSTSNGNNNAKTQAQDIGNAVLPDLQDQHHNPFNILRYPKIRDTFINGKLVSPYRLNTDQETKANANSGEAIMIPITLDIEHMGHTIKDQFLWNYNDDSISPEEFSSIYCKDLDMNSVTLQTQVANVIKEQLKDLENIAATEIMSDLHVIINLTCNLQDRFFEDNFQWNLNDKSLTPERFATSIVQDLGLTREFIPLISQSLHETILKIKKDWVDGHLIQDHVPNDAAFGYLSGIRLDIDELGSNWCPRVEILTKEEIQKREIEKERNLRRLKRETDRLSRRGRRRLDDLETTMRM, encoded by the coding sequence ATGTCACACCAAAGTCAACTCATTCCACAAGCTTATATCTCTAACTTTCACAACAGGTTGACGAACGAGGATGATGGCATTCCCATTTTTACAATGGCTCAACAAACAAGGCAGCATAAAAGAGCTAAAGTGGTTAATTATGCCGAATATGATAACGATCTGTTTGATGAGTTTAACATGAACGGTACTAATTTTACTAATTCAGATACACAGTATAAAGATAATGCAATGTCTCATGAGAATACACCAGCGCTAACGAATGGCGTGGGCATGGACGGCTCGGAATACAATGTCCTAGAGAACATAAATAGCGCTGATAACATTATCTCTAACAATAGATACGATGTCGGTTCAAACATGGTTGTGGAATCTTTATCCGGtttgaataacaacaacagtacCAGTAATGGCAATAATAATGCGAAAACACAAGCGCAGGATATTGGAAATGCCGTTTTGCCAGATCTGCAGGACCAACATCATAACCCATTCAATATACTCAGATATCCGAAGATAAGAGATACTTTCATTAACGGAAAATTGGTATCTCCATACAGACTGAATACTGATCAGGAAACGAAAGCAAACGCAAATTCTGGAGAAGCAATCATGATACCAATAACTTTGGATATAGAACATATGGGTCATACCATAAAGGACCAGTTTCTTTGGAACTACAACGACGACTCCATATCCCCGGAAGAATTTTCCTCAATATACTGTAAGGATCTCGATATGAATTCTGTTACTTTGCAAACACAAGTTGCGAATGTAATAAAAGAGCAGTTAAAAGACTTGGAGAATATCGCAGCTACTGAGATAATGTCGGATTTACACGTTATAATTAACCTAACCTGTAATCTGCAAGACAGATTTTTTGAGGATAATTTTCAGTGGAACTTGAACGACAAATCACTTACTCCAGAAAGATTTGCCACATCTATTGTACAAGATCTCGGTCTAACAAGAGAGTTTATCCCTTTGATATCCCAATCTCTTCATGAAACTATCTTGAAGATAAAGAAGGACTGGGTCGATGGTCACTTAATTCAGGACCATGTTCCAAACGATGCTGCATTTGGATACCTATCTGGTATTAGATTGGATATCGATGAACTGGGCTCCAACTGGTGTCCAAGGGTGGAAATActaacaaaagaagaaatacaaaagagagaaattgaaaaagaaagaaaccTGAGAAGATTGAAAAGGGAAACCGATAGATTATCTAGAAGAGGCAGAAGAAGATTGGATGATTTAGAGACCACAATGAGAATGTAG
- the CWC24 gene encoding U2-type spliceosomal complex subunit CWC24 (similar to Saccharomyces cerevisiae CWC24 (YLR323C); ancestral locus Anc_4.139) → MFRKRVVKKSSSNEKSQKKRQRIDFSEKKLAVSDDEKGPQDNTMSAKDRDDKRLRNSNVNGWEPNRRGENLDKYTLTVNDDSTKEDLLNSERRELTEKAKKGGPSNGNLLVLNMSGKSTLQTKQINQPTNIRTTVLMDFQPDVCKDFKQTGYCGYGDSCKFLHSRDDFKTGWKLNQDWNAEEEDSKTATLDLDKIPFKCTLCKEDYKSPVVTSCGHYFCASCFAKEMKKGTRCSICHKETHGSAKVASDLQKILKEMKT, encoded by the coding sequence ATGTTTAGGAAGAGagtagtgaaaaaaagctCTTCCAATGAGAAGAGtcagaaaaaaaggcaaagaATTGATTTTAGTGAGAAGAAGCTGGCGGTCAGCGATGATGAAAAGGGCCCCCAGGATAACACAATGTCAGCAAAGGATAGGGATGACAAGAGACTTCGGAATTCAAATGTGAATGGGTGGGAACCAAATAGAAGGGGTGAAAATCTAGATAAATATACTCTGACAGTCAACGATGACAGCACTAAGGAGGATCTATTGAACTCCGAGAGAAGGGAACTTACTGAGAAAGCGAAGAAGGGAGGGCCCAGCAATGGCAATCTGCTAGTATTGAATATGAGCGGTAAAAGCACGCTGCAGACTAAGCAGATCAACCAACCAACGAACATTCGAACCACAGTGCTCATGGATTTCCAACCCGATGTCTGCAAAGATTTCAAACAGACAGGATATTGTGGTTATGGAGACAGCTGCAAGTTCTTACATTCGAGGGATGATTTCAAGACTGGCTGGAAATTGAATCAGGATTGGAATGCGGAGGAAGAGGACTCTAAAACGGCCACTTTGGACTTAGACAAGATACCTTTCAAGTGCACTCTGTGCAAGGAAGATTACAAGTCACCCGTGGTTACAAGCTGTGGCCATTATTTCTGTGCATCCTGTTTTGCGAAAGAGATGAAGAAAGGCACCAGATGCTCCATATGCCACAAGGAGACGCACGGTAGTGCAAAGGTGGCATCCgatttgcaaaaaatactaaaagaaatgaaaacgTGA
- the PEX30 gene encoding peroxisome biogenesis protein (similar to Saccharomyces cerevisiae PEX31 (YGR004W) and PEX30 (YLR324W); ancestral locus Anc_4.140), with amino-acid sequence MSDNTTKVHETRAKFAETLQPRIGGNTTKVIRAALEKNEAEGEVCKDNDNGSLEKVNVATSPLLTSTPPTISKALVKLYPYLILIDEVLNVITWTGTNIWSGILMLCLFIATVEYFELLVKYFGHLAIIAILWGYSLLDNHIGGTLSSSPTLEEIALLMNRVSLKSDILLSPMVNLGTQDIQRLLYTTVILSPVYVMITWLLLPPRSLILMVGLFLLTYHTPWSKVARRLLWKFKVVRLLVFYVTGLDLGGINKDQGIFATVQKQVKKLASTENANGVLSDSKPIRFTYVLYENQRRWLGIGWKPSMLSYERTPWTDEFLNEAPSPENFHLPEETNSMVWRWVDKTWRLDMTNDGAIQVPNSKARTSADPSPDEGFIYYDNTWKKPSKEDSFSKYTRRRRWVRTAELIKASDFDEKVKNSNRNSATEQKLEENGTYSLAAEQELGNSKKETGNAKKVGEPTTEETKEFVEASNINEDDFEKISSKEEEVLKSRARDRLAKVLDDSEEIDQHSSSIGRDSKKVV; translated from the coding sequence atgagtGACAACACGACGAAGGTGCATGAAACCAGAGCCAAGTTTGCCGAAACGTTGCAGCCAAGAATTGGTGGAAACACTACAAAAGTGATCCGAGCTGCTctagaaaagaatgaagcCGAAGGTGAAGTGTGTAAGGATAATGATAACGGATCGCTGGAAAAGGTCAACGTGGCCACTTCACCGCTGCTGACATCGACGCCGCCCACAATCTCTAAGGCCCTGGTGAAGTTGTACCCTTATTTGATTCTCATTGATGAAGTACTAAATGTTATTACATGGACAGGAACAAATATCTGGAGCGGTATTTTGATGCTGTGTCTTTTTATTGCTACTGTTGAATATTTCGAATTGCTCGTGAAGTATTTTGGGCATCTTGCCATCATTGCCATTCTGTGGGGCTATTCCTTATTAGACAATCACATTGGGGGTACGTTAAGCTCCTCGCCAACATTAGAAGAGATTGCCCTGCTAATGAACAGAGTATCCTTAAAATCAGATATCTTGCTTTCCCCTATGGTTAACCTTGGAACACAAGATATTCAACGTTTGTTGTACACTACAGTCATTTTATCTCCAGTTTACGTGATGATAACTTGGCTGCTCTTGCCACCAAGAAGCCTGATACTGATGGTGGgtctatttcttttgactTACCACACACCTTGGTCCAAAGTAGCAAGAAGGCTCTTATGGAAGTTTAAGGTTGTCAGGTTGCTTGTCTTTTACGTTACTGGTTTAGACCTCGGTGGAATAAATAAGGACCAAGGCATTTTTGCTACAGTACAAAAACAGGTGAAGAAGTTAGCGTCAACAGAAAACGCGAATGGAGTTTTATCTGATTCCAAGCCTATCCGTTTTACTTATGTTCTGTATGAGAATCAGCGCCGTTGGTTAGGCATTGGATGGAAACCTAGTATGCTAAGTTATGAGAGGACTCCATGGACagatgaatttttgaatgaagCACCCTCTCCTGAAAACTTCCATTTACCTGAAGAAACCAATTCTATGGTTTGGAGGTGGGTAGACAAGACGTGGAGATTGGACATGACTAATGACGGTGCTATTCAAGTACCTAATTCAAAGGCAAGAACCTCGGCGGATCCTTCCCCTGATGAAGGATTTATATACTACGATAATACTTGGAAGAAACCAAGTAAAGAAGAttcattttccaaatatACAAGAAGGAGGAGATGGGTGAGAACGGCAGAATTGATTAAAGCTTctgattttgatgaaaaagtgaaaaattcaaacagAAATTCTGCCACTGAACAgaaacttgaagaaaatggcaCCTATAGTTTAGCCGCTGAACAAGAGCTCGGGAATagcaagaaagaaacagGTAATGCCAAAAAAGTAGGAGAGCCAACAACAGAAGAGACAAAGGAGTTCGTGGAAGCATCAAATATCAATGAAGacgattttgaaaagatatcgtcaaaggaagaagaggttTTAAAATCTAGGGCAAGGGATCGACTTGCAAAAGTATTAGATGACAGTGAAGAGATAGATCAACATAGTTCAAGTATTGGTCGCGACAGTAAGAAGGTCGTGTAA
- the RPL38 gene encoding 60S ribosomal protein eL38 (similar to Saccharomyces cerevisiae RPL38 (YLR325C); ancestral locus Anc_4.141) → MAREITDIKQFLELTRRADVKTATVKINKKLNKAGKPFRQTKFKVRGSSSLYTLVINDAGKAKKLIQSLPPTLKVNKL, encoded by the coding sequence atggcTAGAGAAATCACCGACATCAAACAATTTTTGGAATTGACCAGAAGAGCTGACGTTAAGACCGCCACTGTtaaaattaacaaaaaattgaacaagGCCGGTAAGCCATTCAGACAAACCAAGTTCAAGGTTAGaggttcttcttctttgtacACTTTGGTCATCAACGACGCTGGTAAGGCTAAGAAATTGATCCAATCTTTGCCACCAACTTTGAAGGTTAACAAATTATaa
- the SMKI12G3810 gene encoding uncharacterized protein (similar to Saccharomyces cerevisiae YLR326W; ancestral locus Anc_4.144), which yields MSGFIQSTLLGLGKDYLQDEYEEFAGQHFQPTSDPFYETNKDGKQHRRRLPYYCTKDESKAWKKVQSKAWLHDRSVCGCCCWTNTIGWAPLLALLPVIGPLLMYWVHDKLIELADDRYKLPTEVKLKMHGNIVIDLLISLIPILGSVFAWLHACSTRNAVIVYNFVGKRALERKQAEMMHQEKEKEKHANTNTASPVVNGNKNVNTNRNNGKVYNRPPVATPPAAAYTRNTNPRIQRGYR from the coding sequence ATGTCAGGATTCATTCAGAGCACGTTGCTTGGTCTAGGTAAAGATTACTTGCAGGACGAATATGAAGAGTTTGCAGGACAACATTTTCAACCGACCAGTGATCCGTTTTATGAAACGAACAAAGACGGTAAACAACACCGTCGCAGGCTTCCATATTATTGTACCAAGGACGAAAGCAAAGCATGGAAAAAGGTCCAAAGTAAAGCCTGGTTACATGACAGGTCAGTGTGTGGATGCTGCTGTTGGACAAACACTATAGGGTGGGCACCATTACTTGCGCTTTTACCGGTTATAGGACCCTTATTGATGTACTGGGTGCATGATAAGTTAATTGAATTGGCCGATGACAGATACAAATTACCTACTGAAGTAAAGCTCAAAATGCATGGTAACATTGTCATTGATTTACTTATTAGTTTGATACCCATTTTAGGAAGTGTTTTTGCATGGTTACACGCGTGTTCCACAAGGAACGCAGTTATCGTTTATaattttgttggaaaaagggcattggaaagaaaacaagcaGAGATGATGcatcaagaaaaggaaaaagagaaacatGCTAATACCAATACAGCAAGCCCAGTGGTTAATGGTAACAAAAACGTGAATACGAACAGAAACAATGGCAAAGTTTACAACAGACCGCCGGTGGCAACTCCACCTGCTGCTGCATACACGCGAAATACCAATCCTCGAATTCAAAGAGGTTACAGGTAG
- the TMA10 gene encoding Tma10p (similar to Saccharomyces cerevisiae STF2 (YGR008C) and TMA10 (YLR327C); ancestral locus Anc_4.146), which produces MTRTCKWTVHEAKSNPKYFTHNGNFGESPNHVKRGGYGKGNWGKPGDEINDLIDSGEIKTLFNKNRRGSNSQNNERRLSDLQQYHI; this is translated from the coding sequence ATGACAAGAACATGCAAATGGACAGTTCACGAAGCAAAGTCAAACCCAAAGTATTTCACCCATAACGGTAACTTTGGTGAATCTCCAAATCACGTCAAGAGAGGAGGTTACGGGAAAGGCAACTGGGGCAAACCAGGTGACGAAATCAACGATTTAATTGATTCTGGCGAAATCAAGACTCTCTTCAACAAGAACAGACGGGGTTCTAATTCGCAGAACAATGAGAGAAGACTTTCTGACTTGCAACAATATCATATCTAA